In the Calonectris borealis chromosome 11, bCalBor7.hap1.2, whole genome shotgun sequence genome, one interval contains:
- the REC114 gene encoding meiotic recombination protein REC114 — translation MLLAVVHRSPLSAGMAVAGGGRSSEPGQASAPGGSGDTSLLGSATTWPLKRYGRFLPPTDGDDEGQNTSSWKVFESNEESGHLILTVVVSGHFFISQGRTVLEGFSLIDSHKWLKVVRRADCLLLRAESKNECRMFRVQFGGDSKAQMLEHCCSCVQKLAGYVPVQVTDEQSQQLYHSLSQLANGENQVKDTEQNASVPHTPDEPLPDSCLGERRSVTQLAQSVLKKNFELPLVYRHSVWHARELGPFIRLCLMDQNFPAFVEDVEKELKKLAEG, via the exons ATGCTGCTCGCTGTTGTGCACCGCAGCCCCCTCAGTGCAGGGATGGCGGTGGCGGGCGGGGGTCGCAGCTCCGAGCCGGGGCAGGCCTCTGCGCCGGGCGGCTCCGGCGACACCTCCCTCCTCGGCAGCGCCACAACGTGGCCCTTGAAGCGCTACGGCCGCTTCCTACCCCCGACGGACGGCGACGATGAAGGGCAAAACACCTCCTCTTGGAAG gtttttgaaTCAAATGAAGAATCAGGCCATCTTATCCTTACCGTTGTTGTATCTGGCCATTTCTTTATTTCCCAAGGGCGAACAGTACTG gAAGGCTTTTCATTAATTGATTCCCACAAGTGGCTCAAGGTAGTAAGAAGAGCAGACTGCCTGCTGCTTCGTGCAGAGTCAAAG AATGAATGCCGCATGTTTCGTGTTCAGTTTGGTGGAGATTCAAAAGCACAGATGCTGGAACACTGCTGCAGTTGCGTTCAGAAACTTGCAGGGTATGTACCGGTTCAAGTAACTGATGAACAAAGCCAGCAGCTCTATCACAGTCTCAGTCAGCTGGCTAACGGTGAAAACCAAGTGAAGGACACTGAACAAAATGCATCAGTACCACATACC CCAGATGAGCCTCTACCAGATTCCTGCCTTGGAGAAAGAAGATCTGTAACACAGCTAgcgcag TCTGTGCTGAAGAAGAACTTTGAGCTCCCCCTTGTGTATCGGCATTCAGTGTGGCACGCGCGGGAGCTGGGGCCCTTCATTCGCTTATGTCTTATGGATCAGAATTTCCCAGCTTTTGTGGAAGATGTggaaaaggaattgaaaaaactCGCAGAAGGTTGA